Sequence from the Bacteroidales bacterium genome:
TGGCATATAATGATACCATAAAGGAGTTCTCGCTTAGCTGTATTGCCAGTGATTTTCTTCAAACAAAAGATTTGAAAAGCTTCGAAGAAGTGTATACCCATATTGAAAATAAATACCTGCATGAACGTTTAATGCATGAATATCAGCAGACATGGCGTTCGATGGAGCATCCGGAGGCGATATCTTCGGGAATTGTAAACGAGCCGTCAGACTTCACCGGGCCATCTTCTTCATCTGAAAATATAATGACCCAAACAATTACTCCCAATTACGGAAAAGTACAGGTAATCAATATCAGTGCAACATGGTGCCCACCATGCCACTCAGAATTATCAAACTATAAGTATCTTATTACAAAATACAATAATCAGGATGTTTCTTTTTCATTTATTTGTGCTGGCGGAAACGAGCAGGAGTGGGGAAAATTATTACAAAAGAATGAACTGACAAAGGAACATCATCATTTCTGTTCCGACACTGAATTCAGATTCCTTGCAAAGACTTTTAGTCCTATTGGATTTCCTTATGGAATATTGGTAAATAAAAAAGGAGTTATCGTAGACCACGGTCTTCATGTAAGATCAGAAAGGATCGAAAAAAAGATTGACCTATTATTGAAACAGGATACCCTGATTGAATAACTCCTAACAAATATCATTTTGTGTTTCTAAAATGATATTTAAAATTGCAATAATGACCGATGGCTACCTTTGGTCCGAATCTTAATTTGATACCCCTATGAAAAAAATGATTTCCTCAGCTATCGTTTTCCTGATCACGATGGTCAATATGTCGGATAATAAAGCATGTACCAATTTTATCATTACCAAAGGCGCTTCTACTGACGGTTCCGTAATGGTTTCTTATTCTGCCGATTCCCATACTCTTTACGGGGAGTTATATCATTATCCGGCAGCAAAGCACAAAGCCGGCACTATGCGGAAAATTGTAGACTGGGACAGCGGGAAACCGCTTGGCGAAATACCCGAAGCCCCGGAAACTTATTCGGTCATTGGAAACATGAATGAACACCAGGTAATCATTGCCGAAACTACTTTCGGAGGACGTCCGGAATTAGAGGATTCAACAGGGATCATTGATTACGGAAGCCTTATTTATCTGGCCCTCCAACGTTCCAGAAGCGCCCGTGAGGCAGTAGAAACCATGATCTCCCTGGTAGAGAAATATGGTTTTTACAGTGGAGGGGAATCTTTCAGTATTGCAGACAAAAATGAAGCATGGATCATGGAAATGGTTGGTAAAGGACCTGGAGGAAAAGGCGCCCTTTGGGTAGCTCTACGCATCCCCGATGGTTATATCTGCTCCCATGCTAACCAGGCACGCATCACGACTTTCCCCAAAAATGATCCTGACAATTGTTTGTATGCAAAAGATGTGATCAGTTTTGCTCGCGAAAAAGGATGGTTTAACGGGAACGACGACGATTTCAGTTTCTCCGACACCTATAATCCGCTTGATTTTGGAGGAGCACGGTTCTGCGAAATACGGGTATGGTCCTTCTACAAGGATTATGATCCTGATATGTATCGTTATTTCGATTATGCCAAAGGCGAAAACTTAAAAAATAGAATGCCGCTCTGGATCAAACCCAATCGTAAATTATCACCGAAAGATGTCATGAACGGCATGCGCGATCATCTGGAAGGTACGGAATTGGATATGCGCAAAGATATTGGCGCCGGTCCTCACGGTCTCCCCTATCGCCTTCGTCCGCTTACCTGGAAAGTTGACGATAAGGAGTATTGCAATGAACGTGTTACGGCAACACAGCAAACAGGTTTTTGGTTTGTCGGTCAGGCTCGCTCCTGGTTACCTGACATAATTGGCGGTATTTTCTGGTTTGGCGTAGACGATGCAGCAACATCAGTATTGACTCCTATGTATAGTAGCATGACCAAAATACCCCACACATTTGCCGTGGGAAACGGTAGTATGCTTGAATATTCTGAAACGGCTGCTTTCTGGATATTCAACCAGGTAGCCAATTTCACCTACCTACGTTACGATGTCATGAGTGAAGATGTTTGCCGTGTCATGCATGAGATAGAAGATGGCTATTTGAAAGATATAACCCGAATAGACCAGGATGCTTTAGCGCTGTATAAAAAAAGCCCCAAGAAGGCACGTGAATATCTTACAGATTATTCCAACAAACAGGCAGAATCAACTTTTCAGCAATGGAAAAAATTAAGCCAGCATATATTGGTAAAATATATTGACGGGAACATAAAAAAGGAAAAAGATGGGAAATTTGTTCCCAATAAATATAATACTACAGTAACATCCCCTACTCAGAGCGGTTATCCGGAATGGTGGCGTAAAAAAATTGTTGAAGATACCGGTGATAAACTGAGGGTACTGGAATAAATTATTCCAGAATATGGAAAATCAATCTATTTGTATTTCTTTCGGCTCGTTTATTCAAAAAGTACCATGAAAGCTTCAGCAGTGATCAATAACTTATCTCTGCTGAGACGTATCCGATATGCTGTAAATACCAGAATAAATTTCACAAAACCAGATTAAATAAGGCATACAAAAAAAAGATATGAAAAATTTTGCCACTACATTTTTATATCCTATCATTGCATGATTTTTGTAAATTAATCAGTCATGAGGGCAGGTCACACATATTCGTTAAAAAAGCAGGCAATGTCACTGGTGATGTTGTTTTTGCTATTGACCTACTCTGTCACAGCACAACTGCTGGCTGATGATTTCAATGAAATTTCCGATAACCATCCGGCAACCGTCTCTTTATTGGATAACCTGATACTGACAAGGTATTGCCAGATCCCTTCTGTAAAAAGTGAATTAGGTAATCACAGGAGTGTCATGGTTTCCCTTTTATGCTTCGGAAGCATATCATTAAATACAAGTAAACCTTTATCTGATCTACTACAATTTTCAACGGAACAACCATCTTTCCGTTTGATTGCTATACCTACCTACTTATTTATTCGTATTCTTCGAATTTGATTTTTCGGAAAATCCGTAAAGTAAAACCAATTCTTTTCTTATCGGGGAACGTATATCGTTTCAGCGGTAAATAATGGATTTCTCATGTTTTGTTAAGGGCCGTCCGGACCCCAAAACGATAGACAATATTTAGCGGATACCCTCATTCCGGCAGTTCAATAAATTTCACCTATAAAATTTATCTTGACTATTCTCATATACAATAGTTTATGCTATAAGTAATGAATATTCAGTCATCATTAAATACTTTATCATATGAAAACGAATAATAATATTGAAAGCAACAGCAATGTAAATGAAAACAATGCTGAACAAGGCAAAAACACCAGTTATCTTAAAGTAATGCTGATTTTCTGTGCAGTAATGGCCATAGTGGTGATAGGCATGAATTATCTTTTAAAAAACGTCTTTTAGGTCTTGTACCTTAGAGAGTCTTTGTCTCGGGAAAAACCTCGCGACATGTGTTTTTCCCGGCAAAGACTTAATTCTGAGACAGTATTTTTTTCAAAGATCGAAGATAAACCATTTTTATAGATCAAAAAAATGAATTTATATATTTTATTAGGAATGGTCGGCCCATGGCAGGTTGTCATCATCATAGTCGCCATACTTCTTTTGTTTGGCGGAAAAAAGATTCCCGAACTAATGAAAGGTCTGGGACAGGGAATGAAGGAATTTAAAAAAGCCACTTCGGATATGAAAGCCGAGATGGATTCGGAAATTAAAGATGTAAAAGAAGTCATTGATCAGGACAAAGAGGAAAAATAGATTTTCATCGATGCATCAGAATATTCTTTGGGAAGGTAAAAAAAACGAATCGTTGGAGTACTGTTTGATCAATACGGTACCTGAAGGCTTCGAGATCAACTCTGTGGTTTTCGGGAAATCTGAAGGTAACGTATTTGAATATGAATACCAGATCAAACTATCGCCCAAGTGGATCACCATGTCTTTCCTGATCAACAACCTTCTTTGTAATGATGAACCGTTTTCAATGATATCAGACGGTAAAGGAAAATGGAGGATCAACGGGGAACAGTTGAATGAATACTCAGGGTGCATGGATATCGATATTTCCCTGAGCCCGTTTACTAACTCTTTGCCGATAAACAGGCTGAAAATAGACAATGCTGCAGATAAGGAAATCAATGCGTTGTATATAGATATCCTGAACCGGAGGATTTCACTGGTACATCAACGATATACCCGGATTGGACACTTCCGGTATTTATATGAAAACCTGAACAATAACTATCAGGCTTATTTGCATGTCGACGATTCCGGAATAATTATCGATTATCCTGAAGAATTCCGGAGAAAGCACCATATCATTTTTAACAAGAAATAAAAATGGCCCACTATTTAAAAAAAGAAGCACTTAAATATCATGCACAGGGAAGACCCGGAAAAATAGAGGTAATTCCCACCAAACCACACAATACTCAATCCGATCTCTCATTAGCTTATTCTCCCGGTGTAGCCGAACCATGCCTGGAAATTGAAAAAAACGCAGAAGATGCATACAAATATACGGCAAAAGGTAATCTTGTCGCTGTAATTTCAAATGGAACAGCCGTCTTAGGACTTGGAAACATCGGTGCTTTAGCAGGAAAACCCGTTATGGAAGGCAAAGGATTACTTTTTAAAATATTTGCCGATATAGACGTTTTTGATATTGAGATCGACACAAGCAATGTAGATAAATTCATTGAAACGGTTAGGTTGATCTCTCCTACTTTTGGAGGTATCAACCTGGAAGATATCAAAGCTCCAGAATGTTTTGAAATTGAAGAACGCCTGAAAAAGGAACTCCAAATACCTGTAATGCATGATGACCAGCATGGAACAGCCATTATTTCATCTGCGGCGTTACTCAATGCACTGGATGTTGCCGGCAAAAAAATTGAAGAAGTAAAAGTAGTGGTCAATGGAGCGGGAGCTTCTGCCATTGCCTGCACCAAACTATACCTTCAGTTAGGCGTAAAACGTGAAAACGTTATTATGTGTGACAGTAAAGGCGTGCTGAACCTTTCACGGTCCGACCTCAATGCAAGCAAAAAAGAATTTGCCACAAACCGGGATCTTCATACGCTGGAAGAGGCATTACGTGATGCAGATGTATTTTTGGGCTTATCGGCAGCTGACATCCTCACACAGGATATGGTTCGTTCAATGTCGGCAAATCCTATTGTCTTTGCTTTAGCTAACCCCAATCCTGAAATTTCTTATGACGCGGCCATCGAATCGCGGACCGATATCATTTTTGCCACAGGAAGAAGCGATTATCCCAATCAGGTCAATAATGTACTGGGATTTCCCTACATATTCAGGGGTGCTTTAGATGTACGGGCTACCTGCATCAATGAAGAAATGAAGATTGCCGCTGTACATGCGTTGGCCTCCATAGCTAAAGAACCTGTCCCCGATACTGTGGCTGCTGCCTACAATAAAAAAAGCATTTCATTTGGCCGCGAATACCTTATTCCCAAACCTATGGACCCGAGGCTTGTTACCAGGATATCCACTGCCGTAGCCAAGGCAGCCATTGATTCAGGTGTAGCCCGCCATATCATTGAAGATTGGGATACCTATGTTTTCCAGTTGGAAGAACGCATGGGCCAAAGCAGTTCTTTAATACGTTCATTACGAAGCAAAGCCCAGGCATCGCCCAAAAGAATCGTATTCGCCGACGGGACCAATATAAAAGTCTTACAGGCAGCACAAAACCTTGTATATACGGGAATCGCCCATCCGATATTAGTAGGTAATAAAGATAAGATCACCCGCTTAATGGCTGAAAACAGTATCAATACGCAGGGAATAAGCGTTGTTGATCCGTGGACTGAATCAGAAAGAAAACGAAGAGAAAATTATGCTCATGTTTTCTTTGAAAAGAGGCAACGCAAAGGGATTTCACTGAACGATGCCATCGAAAGGATGAAACAACGGGAATATTTTTCCCTGATGATGCTGGAAACCGGAGATGCCGATGGTTGCATCCTTCACTATGCAAATAATTATATTGATGCTTTGAGGCCGGCATTACAAATCATTGGTACCAATAATTCACAGGGACATGTTGCAGGAATGCAGATCATCCTGGATAAAAGAGGCCCCATGTTTTTTTCGGATGTATCCGTGAACATGGAACCGACAGAAGATACTCTTGTCCAGACAACTTTACTTACAGCCGATGCTGTAAAGAAATTAAATATAGAACCACAAATTGCCATGTTGTCTTTCTCAAACTTTGGTATCATCACAACGGGTAGTCCTAAGAAAG
This genomic interval carries:
- a CDS encoding NADP-dependent malic enzyme; protein product: MAHYLKKEALKYHAQGRPGKIEVIPTKPHNTQSDLSLAYSPGVAEPCLEIEKNAEDAYKYTAKGNLVAVISNGTAVLGLGNIGALAGKPVMEGKGLLFKIFADIDVFDIEIDTSNVDKFIETVRLISPTFGGINLEDIKAPECFEIEERLKKELQIPVMHDDQHGTAIISSAALLNALDVAGKKIEEVKVVVNGAGASAIACTKLYLQLGVKRENVIMCDSKGVLNLSRSDLNASKKEFATNRDLHTLEEALRDADVFLGLSAADILTQDMVRSMSANPIVFALANPNPEISYDAAIESRTDIIFATGRSDYPNQVNNVLGFPYIFRGALDVRATCINEEMKIAAVHALASIAKEPVPDTVAAAYNKKSISFGREYLIPKPMDPRLVTRISTAVAKAAIDSGVARHIIEDWDTYVFQLEERMGQSSSLIRSLRSKAQASPKRIVFADGTNIKVLQAAQNLVYTGIAHPILVGNKDKITRLMAENSINTQGISVVDPWTESERKRRENYAHVFFEKRQRKGISLNDAIERMKQREYFSLMMLETGDADGCILHYANNYIDALRPALQIIGTNNSQGHVAGMQIILDKRGPMFFSDVSVNMEPTEDTLVQTTLLTADAVKKLNIEPQIAMLSFSNFGIITTGSPKKVYNAVNILHHEYPELMVEGEMQADIALDGKQRFHKFPFNKLKDKRANTFIFPCLSAGNILSKFLKNLGESESIGPVLLGLSKPVHVMSEEASVRDLVNISTIATLDAQNIESL
- a CDS encoding putative glycolipid-binding domain-containing protein; amino-acid sequence: MHQNILWEGKKNESLEYCLINTVPEGFEINSVVFGKSEGNVFEYEYQIKLSPKWITMSFLINNLLCNDEPFSMISDGKGKWRINGEQLNEYSGCMDIDISLSPFTNSLPINRLKIDNAADKEINALYIDILNRRISLVHQRYTRIGHFRYLYENLNNNYQAYLHVDDSGIIIDYPEEFRRKHHIIFNKK
- a CDS encoding twin-arginine translocase TatA/TatE family subunit; this translates as MNLYILLGMVGPWQVVIIIVAILLLFGGKKIPELMKGLGQGMKEFKKATSDMKAEMDSEIKDVKEVIDQDKEEK
- a CDS encoding C69 family dipeptidase, which encodes MKKMISSAIVFLITMVNMSDNKACTNFIITKGASTDGSVMVSYSADSHTLYGELYHYPAAKHKAGTMRKIVDWDSGKPLGEIPEAPETYSVIGNMNEHQVIIAETTFGGRPELEDSTGIIDYGSLIYLALQRSRSAREAVETMISLVEKYGFYSGGESFSIADKNEAWIMEMVGKGPGGKGALWVALRIPDGYICSHANQARITTFPKNDPDNCLYAKDVISFAREKGWFNGNDDDFSFSDTYNPLDFGGARFCEIRVWSFYKDYDPDMYRYFDYAKGENLKNRMPLWIKPNRKLSPKDVMNGMRDHLEGTELDMRKDIGAGPHGLPYRLRPLTWKVDDKEYCNERVTATQQTGFWFVGQARSWLPDIIGGIFWFGVDDAATSVLTPMYSSMTKIPHTFAVGNGSMLEYSETAAFWIFNQVANFTYLRYDVMSEDVCRVMHEIEDGYLKDITRIDQDALALYKKSPKKAREYLTDYSNKQAESTFQQWKKLSQHILVKYIDGNIKKEKDGKFVPNKYNTTVTSPTQSGYPEWWRKKIVEDTGDKLRVLE